From Gemmatimonadaceae bacterium:
GCACTTCGCGGTCCAGTCAGGAGCGTAGTTGTACAGATCCGGCACGTGCGCCGGCCAGAAGCACGTGAGGTGGCAATCGAACAGGTCGCGCTCGACCGGCTGACAGAGTCCCGCGGTCCCGCCGCTCGAGTCCACCTCCCAACCCGGCGAGAACACGAACGAGCAGCCGAGCGGCACGTGCGGTCCCGTTTGCGGCGGGCCGCCCTGCTGCAGCGCGACGACGTCGTTCTCGAGCGTCGCTTCGATCCGGCGGGCCTTCTGGTTGATCGGCGTCAGATGTCGCATGTCGTCCCCGATTCTTTCAGTTATCGCTCCTCCCTACGGCGCTTCGCACCTTCGGTCGGAGTTCCGCGATGCATGGTGTTCTCAGTCGAACTGCGCCAGGAACTCGGGTCTCTTCTCGGCCAGCACGCCATACACTTCCAAGCACGTGTTCGTCCACGCGCGGATCCACTCGCAATAGTGCAGGTTCGGCTCGACCGTCGAGCCGTACCGCGTGTGCGCTTCATGATAGCAACCGCCGGCGCAGAGCGGACGCGCCCAGCACGTCGAGCAATCGGTCTTGTTCGCGATGTGGTGCTTGAGCAGGAAGTCGTCTTGAAGCGTCCGATCGATTCCGTCGAAGACGCTGCCGAGCTTGTGCTCGTTCGACCCCGCGAAGCGATGGCAGAGCGCCACGTCGCCGTCGGTCGCCACGCCCATGAGGCCGAGGCCCGCGCCGCACGGATACGCCTTGCTCATCCCCTTGTGCACTTCCTCGAGCGTGTCGCGCACGTTCGAGAATCCGTGCCGGCGCCCGGCGAGCGCCGCGTCGAGAAACTCCCCGGCGAGTGTCTGGAAGCCGGACAGCAACCGCCGGAATCCTTCGTCTTCGATCGCGTACTCGCGCTGCCATGACGTGGTCACCGGCGCGAAGCCCACTTCCCAGAAGCCGAGCTCTTCGTAGAGATGCCGGTAGATCGAGACGACGTCGAGGTTCTGCCCCGT
This genomic window contains:
- the qhpC gene encoding quinohemoprotein amine dehydrogenase subunit gamma, with amino-acid sequence MRHLTPINQKARRIEATLENDVVALQQGGPPQTGPHVPLGCSFVFSPGWEVDSSGGTAGLCQPVERDLFDCHLTCFWPAHVPDLYNYAPDWTAKCASAQKDWRKIDLVFP